The Pocillopora verrucosa isolate sample1 chromosome 14, ASM3666991v2, whole genome shotgun sequence genome has a segment encoding these proteins:
- the LOC136278293 gene encoding uncharacterized protein, with protein MLQNLKDAKYDQRKKANSQVGEGGFRLTKFASNSRELLALIPPASKANPKLDLDLDQLPLERALGVYWDAQSDTFKFKALQAYKPSTKRGVLSVVSSLFDPLAFLSPFVFTAKILLQELWRQKLSWDQEIPELTRNVPIKEWTILRLELQVTVLAVRLSNSILKELDLQVDGTFFWSDSMTSLQYIKNQIRRFQTFVANRVAEIHESTTPEQWHHVPASMNPTDEGSQGVTIQHFQPGCQWWSGPCFLWQPEHQWPNAQVEDVRSDDKEIRKPATIMFATEMSQVDLLLQRYSSWSRLLRVMSWVLRLVKPLKKEKPECVIGGTLTLVELQQASEAITRLVQRQHFREEYMALKEGRQVKCNSSLATLSPILTDGIIRDGGRIHHAPITFEAAHPVILPKSSPVSVLIVRYYHQVLGHAGREHVLSVLRQHYWILRGRALACQILSKCISCCKRNMPALQQAMADLPKERLVPYHPSFTFTGLDFFGPFYVKRARSVIKVYGCIFVCFNSRAVHIEDVSSLETGTFILALRRFISVCGCPKEIWSDNGTNFTGAERELQRSVREVNEEQIRRELHSYGVEWFRYMLPRWRFQPPTASHMSGVWERLIRSVRKAMNAVLSKPGAAIPLETLRTVFAEVMSILNSRPISPAKYVPTLQQRHKWLLNKRNLAVNDLVLVVDKTVPRSRWLLGRVTWLHRRSENKGLFSYSSCDQAVSP; from the exons ATGCTACAAAACCTCAAAGATGCCAAg TATgatcaaagaaagaaagcaaattcCCAAGTTGGAGAAGGAGGATTCCGCCTAACAAAGTTTGCGAGCAATAGTCGTGAATTACTAGCCTTAATTCCTCCCGCGTCGAAGGCGAATCCCAAGTTGGACCTAGATCTGGACCAGTTACCCCTAGAGCGAGCGTTGGGTGTCTACTGGGACGCACAGTCAGATACTTTTAAGTTCAAGGCCTTACAAGCGTACAAGCCATCCACCAAGCGAGGGGTACTTTCCGTCGTAAGCTCCCTATTTGATCCGTTGGCATTTCTTTCACCCTTTGTGTTCACAGCCAAGATTCTGTTACAAGAGCTGTGGAGGCAGAAGTTGTCTTGGGATCAAGAAATTCCAGAGCT GACCAGGAATGTGCCCATTAAAGAGTGGACCATACTTCGCCTAGAACTGCAGGTGACAGTGTTAGCGGTACGGCTAAGTAACTCAATTCTGAAGGAGCTCGATCTGCAAGTAGATGGAACCTTTTTCTGGTCTGACTCGATGACGTCCCTGCAATATATCAAGAACCAAATTAGGCGCTTCCAAACCTTTGTTGCGAATCGCGTGGCCGAGATTCATGAATCAACCACCCCAGAACAGTGGCATCATGTTCCAGCTAGCATGAACCCCACTGATGAGGGTTCACAAGGTGTCACCATTCAGCATTTCCAACCCGGATGTCAGTGGTGGTCAGGTCCTTGCTTTCTGTGGCAGCCTGAACATCAGTGGCCTAATGCTCAGGTGGAAGACGTTCGAAGTGATGACAAGGAAATACGAAAACCAGCCACAATCATGTTCGCCACTGAAATGTCCCAAGTTGATCTCCTACTACAGCGCTATTCGTCGTGGTCCCGTTTGCTGAGAGTGATGTCGTGGGTGCTTCGCCTTGTCAAGCCactaaagaaggaaaaaccTGAATGTGTCATCGGAGGTACACTTACCCTTGTTGAGCTTCAGCAAGCAAGCGAAGCAATTACGCGACTGGTGCAGCGCCAACATTTCCGTGAAGAGTACATGGCTTTGAAAGAAGGCAGACAGGTGAAATGTAACAGTAGTTTGGCCACTCTTAGTCCGATCCTAACTGATGGCATTATACGTGATGGAGGAAGAATTCATCATGCGCCGATTACCTTTGAAGCCGCCCACCCAGTAATTCTTCCAAAGTCAAGCCCTGTGTCTGTATTGATAGTTCGTTACTACCACCAAGTGCTGGGCCATGCAGGCCGTGAACATGTGTTGTCCGTCCTCCGCCAACATTACTGGATACTGAGAGGAAGAGCTTTGGCGTGTCAGATCCTGAGCAAGTGTATAAGTTGCTGCAAGCGGAACATGCCTGCCTTACAGCAAGCGATGGCGGACCTGCCAAAGGAAAGGCTGGTACCTTATCATCCCTCGTTCACATTTACGGGCCTCGACTTCTTTGGTCCCTTCTATGTGAAGCGCGCTCGTAGCGTTATCAAAGTGTATGGTTGCATATTTGTGTGCTTTAACAGCCGGGCAGTCCACATCGAAGATGTTAGTTCCTTAGAAACAGGTACATTTATTTTGGCTCTCCGCCGGTTCATCTCTGTTTGCGGCTGCCCTAAGGAGATCTGGTCAGATAACGGCACGAATTTTACTGGCGCTGAGAGGGAACTTCAGCGTTCGGTTCGAGAAGTAAATGAAGAACAAATCAGGAGAGAGCTACATTCGTATGGTGTGGAGTGGTTCAGATATATGTTGCCAAGGTGGCGTTTCCAACCCCCTACCGCGAGCCACATGTCAGGCGTGTGGGAGAGGCTTATTAGAAGTGTCCGGAAGGCTATGAATGCTGTCTTGAGCAAACCAGGTGCTGCAATCCCTTTGGAAACCCTGCGCACCGTATTCGCTGAAGTCATGTCCATTCTAAACAGTCGTCCCATTTCCCCAGCAA AGTACGTGCCTACCCTACAGCAACGCCACAAGTGGCTACTAAACAAGAGGAATTTAGCAGTGAATGACCTGGTTCTTGTGGTGGACAAAACTGTACCGAGATCCCGCTGGTTGCTGGGTCGCGTAACATGGCTGCACCGCCGAAGTGAAAACAAAGGACTCTTCTCTTACTCGTCCTGTGACCAAGCTGTGTCTCCTTGA